The Panacibacter microcysteis genome includes a window with the following:
- the mnmD gene encoding tRNA (5-methylaminomethyl-2-thiouridine)(34)-methyltransferase MnmD, with amino-acid sequence MQRIIVQTKDGSPTIAVHGLNLTFHSIYGALQESKHVFIQAALEPLLPDKKTLHVFEMGFGTGLNALLTLHSAIKNGKHIYYEAAELFPLPEDLYTQLDYTPFFTEFDAYKTLQLLHRCAWNKASPINEVFVLQKVLCSLQAYTFTKQFDIVYFDAFDPAIQPELWTQQIFEKLYLAMHVNGILTTYSAKGTVRRNMQAAGFRVEKIPGAPGKREMLRAFKI; translated from the coding sequence ATGCAACGCATTATCGTGCAAACAAAAGATGGCTCACCAACTATTGCGGTACATGGTTTGAACCTAACCTTTCATAGCATATACGGTGCGTTGCAGGAAAGCAAACATGTTTTTATACAGGCTGCGCTGGAGCCACTGCTGCCTGATAAAAAGACTCTCCATGTTTTTGAAATGGGCTTTGGTACCGGTCTTAATGCGTTGCTTACTTTACACAGCGCAATTAAAAACGGCAAACATATTTATTACGAAGCAGCAGAACTATTTCCTTTACCGGAAGATCTTTACACGCAGCTTGACTATACCCCTTTTTTTACGGAGTTCGATGCGTATAAAACGCTGCAGCTTTTACACCGGTGTGCCTGGAACAAGGCCTCGCCCATTAATGAAGTATTTGTTTTGCAAAAGGTTTTATGTTCGTTGCAGGCGTACACTTTTACAAAGCAGTTTGACATTGTTTATTTCGATGCTTTTGACCCGGCCATACAGCCAGAATTATGGACCCAGCAAATCTTTGAAAAGCTTTACCTGGCAATGCATGTAAATGGTATACTTACAACTTACTCCGCAAAGGGAACTGTGCGAAGGAATATGCAGGCAGCAGGTTTTAGGGTTGAAAAAATTCCCGGAGCGCCCGGCAAAAGAGAGATGTTGCGTGCCTTTAAAATATAA
- a CDS encoding response regulator transcription factor produces MKILIAEDDPLMMLLIKNQLSSEEYTLGVHTDGRSALENLESFKPDLIITDILMPFTSGLELISVVRSSGSKAPILVLSAMDQEATVLEALSLGANDFISKPFKPAELSMRVKKLLKIK; encoded by the coding sequence ATGAAGATTCTTATCGCGGAAGATGATCCGCTTATGATGTTGCTTATAAAAAATCAATTGAGCAGTGAGGAATATACACTCGGTGTACATACTGATGGCCGCTCAGCATTAGAAAACCTCGAGTCTTTTAAACCAGACCTGATTATTACGGATATACTGATGCCCTTTACATCGGGGCTTGAGCTTATCAGTGTTGTGCGCTCGTCTGGCAGTAAAGCGCCTATACTGGTATTGTCTGCAATGGACCAGGAAGCTACAGTGCTCGAAGCGTTATCACTCGGGGCAAACGACTTTATTTCCAAGCCTTTTAAACCTGCGGAACTTTCCATGCGGGTAAAGAAGTTGCTGAAAATAAAATAG
- a CDS encoding glycoside hydrolase family 2 TIM barrel-domain containing protein gives MRKSNVLLLLLLLFFFSNTFAQSGNVSVRKTENGFKLSVGGKDMFINGMNWDYFPVGTNYSYSLWSQPDNIIKAALDYEMPLLKNMGVNTIRQYVGIPAKWISYIYEQYGIYTVLNHSFGRYGLTLKGAWVANTDYSNPLVKDLLLKEVKDMTQEYKNTPGLLMFLLGNENNYGLFWRGAETENIPVGQRQSTKDAQYLYRLFNDAVLAMKTVDQGHPVAICNGDLLFLDIITQECKDVDILGINSYRGASFTDLFNRVKNENGKPLMFTEFGADAFNAKTQEEDQESQAKYLTENWKEIYTNAAGMGGNGNCLGGFTFQFSDGWWKTGQTTNLEDHDATASWSNGGYLNDYQPDDNNMNEEWFGICAKGPTKEDGGYDLFPRAAYYALKEVHKFDPYNNKAISAQAYIGDISIADAVLRANIDKAALESGSKSAIYVSNLGINLTTYNTGGSLISTPKSTDPPQTNYPTRLGFDHMQSMFIGVTAKPSSNITANVQFNVLGNVAENPIDEVFYENRGRKITVVTPTGTQQITSNNRIQLYRSSINWDAKYFKLNAFYRTGHYHWGYEGDFFGLYQEANYGPNIDIYNGEAPFGFEIQGKKALKGLKIAFGPELWWGANPAVLAKYNFKMAHFNVTAMFHEDITQRSGIQSSIAIPQPKTRKGALSIERKLGKFGFDVGGLWAGQPLNGRTFQLVRNVDGTDKAFEDVIKPEDNFGGKLKLTYAGGQFNWYGQAAYMGLVANGGPDFTRTFTGWRLKDGGSGNQYNVLSGFTYTIGKIQLAPNFLYQKPIEGPVPNGLIAPARPRNILDDPFAVRSNRETVGGELLITYDPTPASWMYEWDNDRAEDAKFAISADFVYRHLPTIQDAAIGILANGRTFFAFPGSAPAQDLWEVNTRIVSKMSSNFGMIANFYVGNGQANGNDKRTINRTGVDIRTIYKKVKLTTVAKFNDWGPFDYHRDFNLTFPLQLMADISTEVGKPDWFILPSTKIGIRGTYRTLDKYSPRYSPVKIIDPSGNWVPDPNAIGFPDGNEWEIRTYIQINIGK, from the coding sequence ATGAGAAAAAGTAATGTATTACTTCTATTGCTACTGCTATTTTTCTTTTCCAATACGTTTGCGCAGTCTGGCAACGTATCCGTCAGAAAGACAGAAAATGGTTTTAAGTTAAGTGTTGGCGGAAAGGATATGTTTATCAACGGAATGAACTGGGACTATTTCCCCGTAGGCACTAACTACTCTTATAGCCTGTGGTCTCAGCCGGACAATATTATTAAAGCCGCGCTGGATTATGAAATGCCCTTATTGAAAAATATGGGCGTTAATACTATCCGCCAATATGTAGGCATTCCCGCAAAATGGATTAGCTATATATACGAGCAATACGGTATCTATACGGTTTTGAATCATTCATTTGGCCGTTATGGTTTGACGCTAAAGGGGGCATGGGTGGCAAATACAGACTATTCGAACCCGCTTGTTAAAGATCTGCTGCTCAAGGAGGTTAAAGACATGACACAGGAATATAAGAATACACCTGGTCTGTTAATGTTCCTGCTCGGCAATGAAAACAACTATGGCTTATTCTGGCGTGGGGCAGAAACAGAAAACATACCGGTTGGGCAAAGGCAATCTACAAAAGACGCTCAGTATTTATACAGGTTATTTAACGATGCAGTATTGGCCATGAAGACTGTTGACCAGGGCCACCCGGTAGCGATCTGTAACGGAGATCTTCTTTTTCTTGATATCATTACTCAGGAATGCAAGGATGTTGACATACTTGGTATTAACAGTTATCGCGGAGCCTCTTTTACAGATTTATTCAACCGGGTTAAAAACGAAAATGGTAAGCCTCTTATGTTTACTGAGTTTGGTGCTGATGCTTTTAATGCAAAAACGCAGGAAGAAGACCAGGAATCACAGGCAAAATATCTTACCGAAAACTGGAAGGAGATCTATACAAACGCTGCCGGGATGGGTGGAAACGGCAATTGCCTTGGTGGTTTTACTTTCCAGTTCAGTGACGGATGGTGGAAGACAGGTCAAACTACCAACCTTGAAGACCATGATGCCACAGCGTCCTGGTCCAATGGTGGTTACCTCAACGATTACCAGCCGGACGACAATAATATGAACGAAGAATGGTTTGGGATTTGTGCCAAAGGACCCACGAAAGAAGATGGCGGTTATGATTTATTCCCACGAGCAGCATATTATGCTTTAAAGGAAGTACACAAATTTGACCCATATAACAACAAGGCTATATCTGCACAGGCTTATATAGGTGATATTTCAATCGCAGATGCGGTGTTGCGGGCTAATATCGATAAAGCCGCGTTGGAGAGCGGTAGTAAGAGCGCAATTTATGTAAGCAACCTTGGCATCAATCTTACAACGTATAATACCGGTGGCAGTTTGATTTCAACACCAAAGTCAACTGATCCGCCACAGACTAATTACCCCACACGGCTCGGCTTTGACCATATGCAATCTATGTTTATTGGTGTAACCGCGAAGCCTTCTTCCAATATAACCGCAAATGTGCAGTTCAATGTGTTGGGCAATGTAGCTGAAAACCCGATAGATGAGGTATTTTATGAAAACAGGGGCAGGAAAATTACTGTTGTTACCCCTACCGGTACACAACAGATAACATCAAACAACCGCATACAGCTTTACAGGAGCAGTATTAACTGGGATGCAAAATATTTTAAGCTGAATGCATTTTACCGCACCGGTCATTACCACTGGGGTTACGAAGGCGACTTTTTCGGACTTTACCAGGAAGCCAATTATGGACCCAATATAGACATCTATAATGGCGAAGCGCCCTTTGGTTTTGAAATACAGGGGAAGAAAGCGTTGAAAGGACTAAAGATTGCTTTTGGACCGGAGCTTTGGTGGGGAGCAAACCCTGCAGTACTGGCCAAATACAATTTTAAAATGGCACACTTCAATGTTACCGCGATGTTCCATGAAGATATTACCCAAAGAAGCGGTATTCAAAGTTCCATTGCCATTCCACAACCCAAAACCAGGAAAGGCGCATTAAGTATTGAAAGAAAGCTTGGAAAGTTTGGGTTTGATGTTGGCGGATTATGGGCCGGGCAACCTTTGAACGGGCGTACTTTTCAACTGGTAAGGAATGTGGATGGCACAGACAAAGCTTTTGAAGACGTCATTAAACCGGAAGATAATTTTGGTGGTAAACTAAAACTGACTTATGCCGGCGGACAATTTAACTGGTATGGGCAGGCAGCTTACATGGGGTTGGTAGCCAACGGAGGACCGGATTTTACCAGAACATTCACGGGGTGGCGATTGAAGGATGGTGGCAGTGGCAACCAATACAATGTATTGAGTGGATTCACGTACACCATAGGTAAAATACAACTGGCTCCGAATTTCCTATATCAAAAACCCATTGAAGGACCTGTTCCAAACGGATTGATAGCCCCTGCGCGCCCAAGAAACATTTTAGATGATCCTTTTGCTGTACGTTCTAACAGGGAAACAGTAGGGGGAGAGTTGTTGATAACTTATGATCCTACTCCTGCAAGCTGGATGTACGAATGGGATAATGACCGGGCGGAAGATGCAAAGTTTGCCATAAGTGCGGATTTTGTTTATCGCCATTTGCCAACCATACAGGACGCTGCGATTGGTATTCTTGCAAACGGCAGAACTTTTTTTGCATTCCCAGGATCAGCACCTGCCCAGGATTTATGGGAGGTAAATACCCGTATTGTTTCTAAGATGAGCTCCAATTTTGGAATGATTGCTAATTTCTACGTTGGTAATGGCCAGGCCAACGGTAATGATAAACGAACCATTAACAGAACAGGTGTTGACATAAGAACAATTTACAAGAAAGTAAAACTTACTACAGTAGCTAAATTCAACGATTGGGGGCCCTTTGATTATCACCGCGATTTTAACCTGACCTTCCCGCTACAGCTTATGGCTGATATTTCTACAGAAGTTGGAAAGCCCGATTGGTTCATACTTCCATCTACCAAAATCGGGATCAGGGGAACCTATAGAACACTTGATAAATACTCACCGAGATATTCGCCGGTTAAAATAATTGACCCCTCGGGAAACTGGGTACCAGACCCTAATGCTATTGGTTTTCCTGACGGCAATGAGTGGGAAATTAGAACATACATTCAAATTAACATCGGAAAATAA
- a CDS encoding carbohydrate binding domain-containing protein, whose translation MKKIFLIKLPTCVSIISLLFIWGCQKRELVDLKEAAFPTTGEVFIDDFTGDLAYSAFGGSNVKAFQVDNQVTYGSTKQSMRFEVPDANSPQGSYAGGVFYSKTGRDLSGYNALSFYIKSTQPANIGVIGFGNDLGESKYLVSISGLPVNSNWKKVIIPIPDAAKLKTEKGLMYYSTGPENGRGYTFWIDEVKFEKISNLGDVTGSILNGETRTIANAETGDKIMIDGLQASANLPEGVNQLISLSPNYFEFVSSEPGVAGVSANGEISVVDAGDAIISAILGGQPAKGSLNITSTGDPVMPGIAAPVPVKDAANVISLYSNAYTNVPVNTWNTRWQFSTAENFFVQVQGDDVIRYRSLNFVGIEFTNPTINASAMQYFHMDIWTPDPTTSPNNFKILLVDFGADGVFGGGDDKQDEITITSPTLASNNWVSIDVPLSTFANLTTRGHLAQLVLSGSLPNVYVDNVYFYKNPTNPPVAAPDPSIEAENVLSIFSDAYTNVAGTDFNPNWGQSTVVTQTPVAGNNTLYYANLNYQGIQLGSSQDVSSYGYLHMDYYSSNATQLNIYLISPGPVETPYVLTVPTAGWNSVDIPLSAFSPVALNNLIQFKFDGTAGSDIYLDNIYFWKIPPTPTTAAPTPSYAADGVISVFSDAYTNVAGSDLNPNWGQATVVTQTPVGGNNTLLYAGLNYQGLQLGSNQDVSGKTYLHIDYYSANSTSFKVFLISPGPVETPYTLTVPTASGWNSADIPLSAFAPVALNNVFQMKFEGNGDIYLDNILFR comes from the coding sequence ATGAAAAAAATATTTTTAATCAAATTACCAACCTGCGTAAGCATCATTAGCCTGCTGTTCATATGGGGTTGCCAGAAAAGAGAGTTAGTGGATTTAAAAGAAGCAGCGTTTCCTACTACCGGTGAAGTATTTATAGACGACTTTACGGGTGACCTTGCCTACTCAGCATTTGGAGGTTCGAACGTGAAGGCATTCCAGGTGGATAACCAGGTAACCTATGGTAGTACAAAACAGTCGATGCGGTTTGAAGTGCCTGATGCGAACAGTCCGCAGGGATCTTATGCCGGAGGGGTATTCTACAGCAAAACGGGCCGCGATTTATCAGGTTATAACGCTTTGAGTTTTTATATCAAATCGACTCAACCCGCCAACATTGGTGTGATCGGTTTTGGCAACGACCTTGGAGAGAGCAAATATCTCGTATCAATAAGCGGCTTGCCGGTAAACAGTAACTGGAAAAAAGTGATTATCCCAATTCCTGATGCCGCAAAACTAAAAACGGAGAAGGGGTTGATGTACTATTCAACAGGTCCTGAAAATGGCCGTGGTTACACATTTTGGATAGATGAAGTAAAATTTGAAAAAATTTCTAACCTGGGAGATGTTACCGGGTCGATTTTAAATGGCGAAACGAGAACAATTGCTAACGCAGAAACCGGAGACAAGATAATGATTGACGGTTTACAGGCAAGTGCAAATTTGCCAGAAGGCGTAAACCAATTAATCAGTCTATCGCCAAATTACTTCGAGTTTGTTTCTTCTGAACCTGGTGTTGCCGGCGTGTCAGCCAATGGTGAGATATCTGTTGTTGATGCGGGTGATGCTATTATCAGCGCGATATTGGGGGGACAGCCTGCAAAAGGTTCATTGAATATTACCTCAACAGGAGATCCGGTAATGCCAGGGATTGCAGCACCGGTACCTGTAAAAGATGCCGCAAATGTTATCTCGCTATATAGCAACGCTTACACCAATGTGCCGGTTAATACCTGGAATACCCGCTGGCAGTTTTCAACTGCTGAAAACTTTTTTGTACAGGTACAGGGTGATGATGTGATCCGTTATCGTAGTCTGAATTTTGTTGGCATTGAATTTACAAACCCAACAATTAATGCAAGTGCGATGCAATATTTCCATATGGATATATGGACACCTGACCCTACCACATCGCCTAATAATTTTAAGATTTTACTTGTTGATTTTGGTGCAGATGGCGTGTTTGGGGGCGGAGATGATAAACAGGACGAAATCACAATAACAAGTCCTACACTTGCTTCAAATAACTGGGTAAGCATCGATGTTCCGCTCAGCACGTTTGCGAATCTCACTACAAGAGGTCACCTGGCACAACTTGTACTTTCGGGCTCTTTACCGAATGTTTATGTTGACAATGTCTATTTCTATAAAAACCCGACCAACCCACCGGTTGCTGCACCCGATCCATCAATTGAGGCAGAAAATGTACTCTCAATTTTCAGTGATGCTTACACCAATGTTGCGGGTACAGACTTCAACCCTAACTGGGGACAATCAACTGTGGTAACACAAACACCAGTAGCAGGTAATAACACGTTGTATTATGCAAACCTGAACTACCAGGGAATTCAGCTTGGAAGCAGCCAGGATGTTTCTTCGTATGGATACCTGCACATGGATTATTATTCTTCTAATGCTACACAGTTAAATATTTACCTGATAAGCCCGGGGCCAGTTGAAACGCCTTATGTACTAACGGTACCTACAGCCGGCTGGAACAGCGTTGACATTCCACTTTCTGCATTTTCTCCCGTTGCATTAAACAACCTGATACAGTTTAAATTTGATGGAACTGCAGGAAGTGATATTTACCTTGATAACATTTACTTCTGGAAGATACCGCCAACGCCAACCACGGCTGCACCTACACCCAGCTACGCTGCAGATGGTGTGATATCTGTTTTCAGTGATGCCTATACCAATGTGGCTGGCTCTGATCTGAACCCAAACTGGGGCCAGGCTACTGTAGTGACGCAAACACCAGTGGGGGGCAACAATACTTTATTATATGCAGGTCTTAATTACCAGGGTCTGCAACTCGGAAGCAACCAGGACGTATCAGGCAAAACTTATCTGCACATAGACTATTATTCTGCCAACTCTACCAGTTTTAAAGTGTTCCTTATAAGCCCCGGACCTGTGGAGACACCTTACACGCTGACTGTGCCTACGGCATCGGGCTGGAACAGTGCAGATATACCGTTATCTGCCTTTGCACCTGTAGCACTGAACAATGTATTCCAGATGAAATTTGAAGGGAACGGTGATATATACCTTGATAATATTTTGTTCCGGTAA
- a CDS encoding isocitrate/isopropylmalate family dehydrogenase has translation MTKIAVAKGDGIGPEIMDAVLKIFDAAKVPLEYEFVDMGKWVFDKGYSNGMTPDAQRSIETLGILFKGPMETPKGKGVKSVNVTARKTWNTYANKRTFQTLHGVDTVFSKAGIPIDITVVRENIEDTYGGIEHMLTHDVALSRRFITRPGSLQVIKYAFEMAKKKQARRITCGHKANIMKITDGLFLEVFYEVAKEYPELKADDVIVDDLCMKLVTRPDTFDTVVLTNLQGDIVSDLCAGLVGGLGFAPSANIGDHICIFEAVHGTAPDIAGKNIANPTALLLSGFGMLRHLGLMQGAAMIENALLYTLEQGTHTGDFGNKSIPSLNTTQFAEAIIGNFGKTPEQGSKPMLKDMPTTQTHFKLENNPMLESKELADEKIVGVDFFIESNEQPIVIANKCMRHAGVKFKLVNISNRGTQVWPTGSVYTNLVNQYNVRFESIDDFPLNQQDVLGLYVSMSGNFKICSSELLLMWGDKKAYSLAQGQ, from the coding sequence ATGACAAAAATTGCTGTAGCCAAAGGCGATGGTATTGGACCGGAAATTATGGATGCTGTATTAAAGATTTTTGATGCCGCAAAAGTTCCGCTGGAGTACGAATTTGTAGATATGGGCAAGTGGGTTTTTGACAAAGGTTACAGCAATGGTATGACGCCCGATGCACAACGCAGCATAGAAACACTGGGCATTTTGTTTAAAGGCCCGATGGAAACACCGAAAGGGAAAGGTGTAAAAAGCGTAAACGTAACAGCGCGTAAAACATGGAATACCTACGCCAATAAAAGAACATTTCAAACACTGCATGGTGTAGATACGGTTTTTAGCAAGGCTGGTATACCGATTGATATTACAGTTGTGCGCGAAAATATTGAAGATACTTATGGTGGTATAGAGCATATGCTTACGCACGATGTGGCACTTAGCCGCAGGTTTATAACACGGCCCGGCAGTTTACAGGTTATTAAATATGCATTTGAAATGGCCAAGAAAAAACAGGCCAGGCGAATTACCTGTGGTCATAAGGCAAACATCATGAAAATAACCGATGGTTTATTTCTCGAAGTGTTTTATGAAGTGGCCAAAGAATATCCCGAACTAAAGGCCGATGATGTGATTGTAGATGATTTATGTATGAAGCTTGTAACAAGGCCAGATACATTCGATACAGTTGTACTTACCAACCTGCAGGGAGATATTGTGAGCGATCTTTGTGCCGGCCTCGTAGGCGGCCTGGGTTTTGCACCCTCTGCAAACATCGGCGACCATATCTGTATTTTCGAAGCTGTACATGGTACAGCACCCGATATTGCCGGTAAGAACATTGCCAACCCAACAGCATTGTTACTAAGCGGTTTTGGCATGCTGCGCCACCTGGGTTTAATGCAAGGCGCAGCCATGATAGAAAACGCATTGCTGTATACTTTGGAGCAGGGCACACATACAGGAGATTTTGGTAATAAGTCTATTCCATCTTTAAATACCACCCAGTTTGCAGAAGCCATTATTGGCAACTTTGGCAAAACACCGGAGCAAGGCAGTAAGCCAATGCTCAAAGACATGCCTACCACGCAAACACATTTCAAACTCGAGAATAACCCCATGCTGGAATCGAAAGAACTGGCAGATGAAAAAATTGTTGGCGTAGATTTCTTTATAGAAAGCAATGAGCAGCCAATAGTTATTGCCAACAAATGCATGCGTCATGCAGGCGTTAAGTTTAAACTCGTAAACATCAGCAACCGCGGTACACAGGTATGGCCAACAGGCTCTGTATATACAAACCTGGTAAACCAATACAACGTACGTTTCGAAAGCATAGACGATTTCCCGCTTAATCAGCAGGATGTACTTGGCCTATACGTAAGCATGAGCGGCAACTTCAAAATATGCTCCTCTGAATTGCTGTTAATGTGGGGAGATAAAAAGGCTTACAGTCTTGCACAGGGTCAGTGA
- a CDS encoding triple tyrosine motif-containing protein, producing the protein MYAHAQSRISKTEVYSFSRIHYKAGTQNWGMALDANRRLYVANNEGLLIYNGTNWQLYPLPNKTILRCIAFGNDGKLYAGAQDEFGYFAPDYSGRLLYTSLKKLLPLSQNTLADIWDIEIAEDAVFFRATDRIIRLANGKVEIYNPSESWLSLSVFGQKIIAQDGRNGIFMFRKGQWEPFIASTALPAEFLVSDIITLNKDTGIVSTTSNGLFFLVQNSLKPLELKNSNAEKHFISLAKLDKQNFLAGSYANGIYKITNDGRVTEIIADENGLQNKTIRCINTDTSENVWIGLDNGIAFMNCNNAIRHINPKSFNNGSGYSAQVVQNELFFALSTGLQYLPLSATEDLSALTGEPVTMLNGLTWNLSFINNTFLCGRDDGAWMISNHQPQQVSSTPGYWTFQPIKTASAATIVAGNYNGIRLFSENNTQLLSKGDIQNFQESSRYVETDDSIIWVSHPYRGVFRINANNSAVTKFSTSDGLPADLDNHVFRLKNKIVFATPKGIYEYNAATKKMVPSAVYSNVFGQMPLRYLKEDEKGNIWFVQDKMIGVADLTAKKPVINFIPELKNKILSGFENIYPYNSSNILVGSESGFYHINYEQYRKQIHPPETYLTTVQTIGNGDSTIYGGFGIGQTEQNPASLPYKFNALHFSFAASFTGIESPAEFSFYLEGFDKEWSSWTTQYEKEYTNLYEGDYIFHVKSRNRPFLESAAFTYAFTIHAPWYRTSWAYILYTIIFVCLLYLLYRVQERNYQRKQQAVRQASQQKFEEEQRRLTYQHQLEIEQTEKELIRLKNENLEAEIEHKNAELASTAMTLVQKKEFLLKLTNELNKLYKPGADTINAAELKKIIRSLGSEEKLDEEWKQFSIHFNNVHSNFLITLKQKFPNLNAHELKLCAYLRMNLSSKEMAQLMSITVRGVEISRYRLRKKLQLQPKEDLFRFLLNIESQDQNV; encoded by the coding sequence TTGTATGCACATGCACAGAGTCGCATCAGTAAAACAGAGGTGTATAGTTTCTCCCGCATACACTATAAGGCAGGTACACAAAACTGGGGGATGGCGCTTGATGCCAACAGGCGGTTGTATGTGGCTAACAATGAGGGTCTTTTAATTTATAACGGGACAAATTGGCAATTATATCCTCTGCCAAACAAAACAATCCTACGCTGTATTGCTTTCGGAAATGATGGTAAACTGTATGCAGGTGCACAGGATGAATTTGGCTATTTCGCGCCTGACTATTCCGGTCGGTTATTGTATACCTCTTTAAAAAAATTATTGCCTCTTTCGCAAAACACACTGGCTGATATATGGGATATTGAAATAGCGGAAGATGCAGTTTTTTTTCGCGCAACAGACCGGATAATAAGGTTAGCAAACGGCAAGGTAGAAATTTACAACCCATCTGAAAGCTGGCTCTCATTATCCGTCTTCGGTCAAAAAATTATCGCCCAGGATGGGCGTAACGGTATTTTTATGTTTAGAAAAGGGCAATGGGAGCCGTTTATTGCATCAACGGCTTTACCGGCAGAATTCCTGGTTAGCGATATAATTACATTGAACAAAGACACTGGTATTGTTAGCACCACTTCAAATGGCCTGTTTTTCCTGGTGCAGAACAGTTTGAAGCCACTGGAATTAAAGAACAGCAACGCTGAAAAGCACTTCATTTCCCTCGCTAAACTCGACAAACAAAACTTCCTGGCAGGCTCCTATGCAAACGGTATTTATAAAATAACCAACGATGGCCGTGTAACAGAAATAATTGCAGATGAAAATGGGCTTCAAAACAAAACAATCCGTTGTATAAATACCGATACTTCAGAAAATGTATGGATAGGGCTCGATAATGGTATTGCATTCATGAATTGCAACAATGCAATACGGCATATTAATCCCAAAAGCTTTAACAACGGAAGTGGCTATAGCGCACAGGTGGTACAAAATGAATTATTCTTCGCGCTTTCTACAGGCTTGCAATATTTACCTCTGTCTGCAACAGAAGACCTGAGTGCGCTCACCGGCGAACCGGTCACCATGCTAAATGGTCTCACGTGGAATTTATCATTCATTAATAACACTTTCTTATGTGGCCGCGATGACGGGGCATGGATGATTTCCAATCACCAGCCGCAACAGGTCTCTTCTACCCCCGGCTATTGGACCTTTCAACCAATCAAAACCGCTTCAGCGGCAACAATTGTTGCAGGTAATTACAATGGTATTCGTTTATTCAGTGAAAACAATACGCAACTGCTCAGTAAGGGCGACATTCAAAACTTTCAGGAATCTAGCCGGTATGTAGAAACCGACGATAGCATCATATGGGTGTCACATCCATACAGGGGTGTTTTCAGGATCAACGCAAACAATAGTGCTGTAACAAAATTTTCTACCTCAGACGGGCTGCCTGCAGATCTGGACAACCACGTTTTCAGGCTAAAAAACAAAATTGTATTTGCCACACCCAAAGGAATATATGAGTATAATGCCGCCACAAAAAAAATGGTTCCATCAGCTGTCTACAGCAACGTTTTCGGGCAAATGCCGCTGCGATATTTGAAAGAAGATGAAAAAGGCAACATATGGTTTGTGCAGGATAAAATGATCGGTGTGGCCGATTTAACAGCAAAGAAACCTGTTATCAACTTTATTCCGGAATTAAAGAATAAAATCTTAAGCGGTTTCGAAAACATCTATCCGTATAACTCCTCCAATATACTTGTTGGTTCAGAGAGTGGTTTTTACCACATCAACTATGAGCAATACCGCAAACAGATACACCCCCCTGAAACTTATCTTACAACCGTTCAAACAATTGGCAATGGAGACAGCACTATTTATGGCGGTTTCGGTATTGGACAAACAGAGCAAAACCCCGCATCGCTGCCCTATAAATTCAATGCACTGCACTTTTCTTTTGCTGCCTCTTTTACCGGTATTGAATCACCGGCCGAGTTCAGTTTTTACCTCGAAGGCTTCGATAAAGAATGGAGCAGTTGGACCACACAATATGAAAAAGAGTATACCAATCTTTATGAAGGCGATTATATTTTCCATGTAAAATCCAGGAACAGGCCTTTCCTCGAGTCCGCAGCATTTACATATGCATTTACCATTCACGCGCCATGGTACCGTACATCCTGGGCATATATACTTTACACCATCATCTTTGTATGCCTGCTTTACCTGCTGTACCGGGTGCAGGAGAGAAATTACCAGAGAAAACAACAGGCTGTCAGGCAGGCCAGCCAGCAAAAATTTGAGGAGGAACAACGCCGGTTAACTTACCAGCACCAGCTGGAAATTGAACAAACAGAAAAAGAACTGATAAGACTAAAGAACGAAAATCTTGAAGCCGAAATAGAACATAAAAATGCAGAACTCGCAAGCACAGCAATGACGCTGGTGCAGAAAAAAGAATTTCTTTTAAAGCTTACCAATGAACTAAACAAACTTTATAAACCCGGTGCAGACACGATTAATGCGGCAGAACTAAAAAAAATAATACGCAGCCTGGGCTCAGAAGAAAAGCTTGATGAAGAGTGGAAACAGTTCTCCATACATTTCAATAATGTGCACAGCAACTTTTTAATTACCCTCAAACAAAAATTTCCTAACCTCAATGCACACGAACTAAAACTCTGTGCTTATTTGAGAATGAATTTGTCCAGCAAAGAAATGGCACAACTCATGAGCATTACCGTAAGAGGTGTTGAAATAAGCCGTTACCGGCTGCGCAAAAAACTGCAACTGCAACCAAAGGAAGACCTATTTCGTTTTTTACTAAACATCGAATCGCAGGATCAGAACGTTTAA